The Raphanus sativus cultivar WK10039 chromosome 2, ASM80110v3, whole genome shotgun sequence genome includes a region encoding these proteins:
- the LOC108839716 gene encoding uncharacterized protein LOC108839716, whose translation MPESVAGPAKTGSSRHEKRKEARLQKNQKKHESWLQRQKLQKEKRVSSSVQTKTTDDVIKSETFLQRSDRETEHVKSVSPSGNKDDKKPFTQKKGEDRVKPKEKKMQRGHKTKDHLMKPRKKTKFEEFLEMETQSALLSRDQDVELERKLAKKLNVKNGKLRGVDDGMNDLFEGLPSVLDSMESELGDSRKKKGKRKRSEQKQNYEVVDKQENEDFELGESDFSEEESEEEEPKTKRDRKHRKKKKKSLDEELDSHPMEITETVNYQDSPSSLEKVESPLQKPNPESSVKYVAPHLRSQARSESEEHAKLRTRVKGLLNKMAESNVETITAELSTLYRSVARSVASQIFCEEVLATYARGNEQYAVFAAFIAGMACQVGMDFSAQLIASLAKSFEDEYQKEYSLSLNGITLLLSYLCNLGVCSSDLIYDFLMTLANRLTEVDASTILTVLDSCGMKIRSDDPVAMKTFIISIQNKTNEIKTSPDIKTDINKFTMEKMLETIAAIKNNKLRAKEDSVQNTRVKKWLQKLRVEEVLLRGLTWSKLLDTEKKGQWWLSGDLVVKTNHAEDVAQTMDAEVVEAQKMLKLADAQRMNTDSRKAIFCVIMSSEDYIDAFEKLLRLDLPGKQDREIMRVLVECCLQEKVFNKYYTVLALKLCEHDKNHKFTLQYCIWDHFKELESMSLQRSMHLAKFVAEMIVSFNLSLAVLKCVDLANPVQLTPKRIMHFRMLFEAIFEHTEKLVWNLFTRIAVNPDYEALRDGIKFFMKEYVVKSNKAIYGKFRKAKEALNNSDGSLLM comes from the exons ATGCCAGAATCTGTGGCTGGACCAGCTAAAACGG GGAGCTCTCGTCATGAAAAGCGTAAAGAGGCTCGCTTGCAGAAGAACCAGAAGAAGCATGAATCTTGGCTTCAGCGTCAG AAGTTGCAAAAGGAGAAACGAGTATCATCATCAGTCCAGACAAAGACTACTGATGACGTGATCAAGTCCGAGACTTTTCTCCAGAGAAGTGACAGAGAAACTGAACATGTGAAATCAGTTAGTCCTAGTGGAAACAAAGATGATAAGAAGCCTTTTACACAAAAGAAAGGCGAGGATAGAGTCAAAccgaaggagaagaagatgcaAAGAGGACACAAAACGAAAGATCATCTAATGAAACCAAGGAAGAAGACCAAGTTCGAAGAGTTTCTTGAAATGGAGACACAAAGCGCTTTATTATCTCGTGACCAGGATGTTGAACTTGAGAGGAAGCTCGCAAAGAAGCTCAACGTCAAGAACGGAAAACTAAGAGGCGTGGATGATGGTATGAACGATTTGTTCGAAGGTCTTCCGTCTGTATTGGATTCTATGGAGTCTGAACTTGGTGATTCTCGTAAGAAGAAGGGTAAGAGAAAGAGATCCGAGCAAAAACAGAACTATGAGGTTGTTGATAAGCAAGAAAACGAAGATTTTGAGCTCGGAGAATCTGATTTTTCTGAGGAGGAAAGCGAAGAAGAAGAGCCTAAAACAAAAAGAGACCGTAAACAccgaaagaagaagaagaagtctttagATGAAGAGCTAGATAGTCATCCGATGGAGATCACAGAGACTGTTAACTATCAAGATTCACCGTCAAGTTTGGAGAAAGTAGAATCTCCTCTGCAGAAACCTAATCCTGAGAGCAGCGTCAAGTACGTTGCTCCTCATTTAAGATCTCAGGCCAGAAGTGAATCTGAGGAACACGCTAAATTACGTACACGGGTAAAAG GTCTTCTGAATAAGATGGCTGAATCCAATGTAGAAACAATAACCGCAGAACTTTCCACACTCTATCGC AGTGTTGCAAGAAGTGTGGCCTCTCAGATTTTCTGTGAAGAGGTTTTGGCAACTTATGCCAGAGGCAATGAACA GTACGCTGTATTTGCTGCTTTTATAGCTGGCATGGCTTGTCAAGTTGGAATGGATTTCAGTGCACAGCTTATTGCTTCACTTGCCAAGTCTTTCGAG gatgAATACCAGAAAGAGTACAGCCTCTCTTTGAATGGAATCACTCTTTTACTTTCTTATCTCTGCAATTTGGGAGTTTGCTCCAG TGATCTTATTTATGATTTCTTAATGACATTGGCGAACCGGCTGACTGAAGTTGATGCCTCAACTATTCTCACTGTTTTAGATA GTTGTGGAATGAAGATAAGAAGTGATGATCCTGTTGCTATGAAAACCTTCATCATAAGCATCCAGAACAAGACAAATGAAATTAAAACCTCCCCGGATATCAAGActgatataaataaatttaca ATGGAAAAAATGCTTGAAACCATTGCTGCAATCAAGAACAACAAGTTGAGAGCCAAAGAGGATTCTGTCCAGAACACAAGGGTAAAGAAGTGGCTTCAAAAG TTGAGAGTGGAAGAAGTACTACTAAGAGGACTCACATGGAGCAAGCTGCTTGACACCGAGAAGAAGGGTCAGTGGTGGTTATCTGGCGACTTGGTGGTTAAAACAAACCACGCTGAAGATGTAGCACAAACAATGGACGCAGAGGTTGTTGAGGCTCAGAAAATGTTAAAGCTAGCTGATGCACAGAGGATGAACACAGACTCCAGGAAAGCTATATTTTGCGTGATCATGAGTAGTGAAGACTACATTGATGCATTTGAGAAACTTCTTAGATTGGATCTACCAGGAAAGCAGGATAGAGAGATCATGAGGGTTCTTGTTGAATGCTGTTTACAGGAGAAAGTGTTTAACAAGTACTACACAGTTCTCGCTTTGAAGTTGTGCGAGCACGACAAGAATCATAAGTTTACACTACAG TATTGCATCTGGGACCATTTCAAAGAACTAGAGTCAATGTCACTTCAGAGATCAATGCATCTGGCGAAATTTGTGGCGGAGATGATTGTTTCCTTCAATCTTTCTCTTGCGGTTCTCAAATGTGTAGACTTGGCTAATCCAGTGCAGTTGACTCCAAAGAGAATCATGCACTTTCGGATGCTGTTCGAGGCCATCTTCGAGCACACTGAGAAACTTGTGTGGAACTTGTTCACTCGCATAGCTGTGAATCCAGACTATGAAGCTCTAAGGGATGGCATCAAGTTCTTCATGAAGGAGTACGTTGTGAAATCTAATAAGGCGATCTATGGGAAATTCAGGAAAGCCAAAGAAGCTCTTAACAATTCAGATGGATCGCTGCTCATGTGA